ATTTATTAGTCATCGACTACCTTAATCTTATCTAATAtcaataaaaactaataaaacaaaacaaccacAAAACACTAATCAATCAAGAAAATAAACAGAACTCATACTCAGTCCGGCGTAACAAGAAGTGtaacttaaataaaaatgaaCATCCTGAAGGATTAATTAAAAATGTTAGCAAGTCCACACAGTAATATAAGCTTTTTATGTCACGAAAGAATTAccatttattaggtttaaaattgaTTGAACACTTTCGTTAACCTCTGGTTGTAAGAGAGGTCCAGCAACCATTGTTGGGTTAATAACAACCATGTCAATCTTGTTTTCATTTACAAATTCCCAGGCAGCGGCCTCAGCTAAAGCTTTTGAAAGTACGTACCACGACTGAAAAGCCACAAATGAAAGTTGGCAAGAAAGCTAGTCTCAtatcaataaacaaaaaaaaaacacatcaaAATATTAACCTGTGATTCCCTACAGAAATCTGGATCTGAAAACCATGTCTCATCAACTATCACTTCGGGATTCTTCGGCCTTGTGTTATATGCAATTGCAGCAACAGAAGAAGTAAAGACGACTCGTTTCACAGATGGTGATTTCGCACATGATTTAAGAACATTAAGAGTTCCCTTCACTGCCGGATCAATCAACTCAACCTGAAATATAGAAATCGGAAGTTAACAAAGCATGCCATAATCAACTATTTGTGAACAATAGAATGGAATGAACCTGTGGGTCTTTTACGACAACACGAACTGGTGAAGCAGTATGAAAGACACCGTCACAGCCCTCAACAGCAGAGTCAAAGGAACCTTCTTCTAAAAGATCAGCCTTAAAAAGATGCAACCTCTCCTTTGCACCGTCAAGTTTAGTCAAGTGGTCAACCTTTTTGGGATTACCTGCTTGCACACCAATAAAACCCCTCATTCTGTCATTCATACTAATGCTTTATTACACAGAAGAAAACACTAGTTACAAAATTGATATAAAGGGAAAGAAG
This portion of the Vicia villosa cultivar HV-30 ecotype Madison, WI unplaced genomic scaffold, Vvil1.0 ctg.000219F_1_1, whole genome shotgun sequence genome encodes:
- the LOC131625532 gene encoding cinnamoyl-CoA reductase CAD2-like isoform X1, producing the protein MSGEGKVVCVTGASGYIASWIVKFLLQRRYTVRATVRDLAGNPKKVDHLTKLDGAKERLHLFKADLLEEGSFDSAVEGCDGVFHTASPVRVVVKDPQVELIDPAVKGTLNVLKSCAKSPSVKRVVFTSSVAAIAYNTRPKNPEVIVDETWFSDPDFCRESQSWYVLSKALAEAAAWEFVNENKIDMVVINPTMVAGPLLQPEVNESVQSILNLINGIPFPNYAFGWVNVKDVANAHIHAYEIASASGRYCLAERVVHHSELANILQDLYPTLQISDKCENEETYMTTYQISKEKAKRLGIEFTPLEVSLKETVESFREKKIVDF
- the LOC131625532 gene encoding cinnamoyl-CoA reductase CAD2-like isoform X2, which translates into the protein MSGEGKVVCVTGASGYIASWIVKFLLQRRYTVRATVRDLGNPKKVDHLTKLDGAKERLHLFKADLLEEGSFDSAVEGCDGVFHTASPVRVVVKDPQVELIDPAVKGTLNVLKSCAKSPSVKRVVFTSSVAAIAYNTRPKNPEVIVDETWFSDPDFCRESQSWYVLSKALAEAAAWEFVNENKIDMVVINPTMVAGPLLQPEVNESVQSILNLINGIPFPNYAFGWVNVKDVANAHIHAYEIASASGRYCLAERVVHHSELANILQDLYPTLQISDKCENEETYMTTYQISKEKAKRLGIEFTPLEVSLKETVESFREKKIVDF
- the LOC131625532 gene encoding cinnamoyl-CoA reductase CAD2-like isoform X3 codes for the protein MSGEGKVVCVTGASGYIASWIVKFLLQRRYTVRATVRDLAGNPKKVDHLTKLDGAKERLHLFKADLLEEGSFDSAVEGCDGVFHTASPVRVVVKDPQVELIDPAVKGTLNVLKSCAKSPSVKRVVFTSSVAAIAYNTRPKNPEVIVDETWFSDPDFCRESQSWYVLSKALAEAAAWEFVNENKIDMVVINPTMVAGPLLQPEVNESVQSILNLINGIPFPNYAFGWVNVKDVANAHIHAYEIASASGRYCLAERVVHHSELANILQDLYPTLQISDNFETMQSAILSGVRMKRHI